A single region of the Salvia miltiorrhiza cultivar Shanhuang (shh) chromosome 8, IMPLAD_Smil_shh, whole genome shotgun sequence genome encodes:
- the LOC130998850 gene encoding general transcription and DNA repair factor IIH subunit TFB4-like isoform X5 has translation MTPASSKLYADDVSLLMVLIDTNPFFWNSAQSMLPFSKFLTHVLAFLNSILLLNQMNQVVVIAAGYNSCGYIFDSSDPQSQNQRAEDLLDKLEEFVDNDQELCREQSVDGPGFSLLSGSLSMALCYIQRVFRTVLLHPQPRILCLHGSQDGPGQYVAIMNSIFSAQRSMVPIDACVIGAQHSAFLQQASYITGGVYLKPQILDGLFQYLSTVFATDLHSRCFLQLPKPAGVDFRASCFCHKNTIDMGYICSVCLSIFCKHQKKCSTCGSVFGQAQTQDSSTTSDRKRKTPVDG, from the exons ATGACCCCTGCCTCATCCAAGCTTTATGCAG ATGATGTGAGCCTGTTGATGGTACTAATTGACACGAATCCATTCTTTTGGAACTCGGCTCAATCCATGCTTCCTTTCTCCAAGTTCTTGACCCAT GTACTTGCATTTTTGAATTCTATACTTTTGCTGAATCAGATGAACCAAGTGGTTGTCATTGCAGCTGGTTATAATTCTTGTGGCTACATATTTGATTCCTCAGACCCACAGAGCCAAAATCAGCGGGCAGAGGATTTGCTGGATAAATTGGAGGAATTTGTGGACAATGACCAGGAACTATGTCGTGAACAGTCTGTGGATGGCCCTGGGTTCTCACTTTTATCTGGTTCCCTCTCGATGGCCCTTTGCT ATATTCAGAGGGTCTTCCGTACTGTGCTGCTTCATCCCCAGCCTCGG ATATTATGCTTACATGGATCTCAAGATGGACCTGGACA ATATGTAGCAATCATGAATTCGATTTTCTCTGCTCAGCGATCAATG GTTCCTATAGATGCATGCGTGATAGGAGCTCAACACTCTGCTTTCCTACAGCAG GCTTCTTATATAACTGGTGGTGTATATCTGAAGCCGCAGATATTGGACGGATTGTTTCAGTATCTTTCG ACTGTGTTTGCTACTGATTTGCATTCTCGTTGCTTTTTACAACTTCCTAAGCCTGCAGGAGTAGACTTTCGTGCGTC GTGTTTCTGCCACAAAAACACAATTGATATGGGCTACATTTGCTCTGTTTGTTTATCTATATTCTGCAAGCATCAGAAGAAATGTTCTACCTGTGG ATCAGTGTTTGGTCAGGCCCAAACACAGGACTCCTCGACAACATCGGACCGGAAGAGGAAGACACCAGTGGATGGTTAG
- the LOC130998850 gene encoding uncharacterized protein LOC130998850 isoform X1 has product MTPASSKLYADDVSLLMVLIDTNPFFWNSAQSMLPFSKFLTHVLAFLNSILLLNQMNQVVVIAAGYNSCGYIFDSSDPQSQNQRAEDLLDKLEEFVDNDQELCREQSVDGPGFSLLSGSLSMALCYIQRVFRTVLLHPQPRILCLHGSQDGPGQYICSNHEFDFLCSAINGSYRCMRDRSSTLCFPTAGFLYNWWCISEAADIGRIVSVSFGVSATKTQLIWATFALFVYLYSASIRRNVLPVDQCLVRPKHRTPRQHRTGRGRHQWMVRSSAALRLMSIGLGPLVRQLCNSCRRLPNPTTNSRSQTFLCFENFEEPRVLEKRGFALEDLISISISIYI; this is encoded by the exons ATGACCCCTGCCTCATCCAAGCTTTATGCAG ATGATGTGAGCCTGTTGATGGTACTAATTGACACGAATCCATTCTTTTGGAACTCGGCTCAATCCATGCTTCCTTTCTCCAAGTTCTTGACCCAT GTACTTGCATTTTTGAATTCTATACTTTTGCTGAATCAGATGAACCAAGTGGTTGTCATTGCAGCTGGTTATAATTCTTGTGGCTACATATTTGATTCCTCAGACCCACAGAGCCAAAATCAGCGGGCAGAGGATTTGCTGGATAAATTGGAGGAATTTGTGGACAATGACCAGGAACTATGTCGTGAACAGTCTGTGGATGGCCCTGGGTTCTCACTTTTATCTGGTTCCCTCTCGATGGCCCTTTGCT ATATTCAGAGGGTCTTCCGTACTGTGCTGCTTCATCCCCAGCCTCGG ATATTATGCTTACATGGATCTCAAGATGGACCTGGACAGTAT ATATGTAGCAATCATGAATTCGATTTTCTCTGCTCAGCGATCAATG GTTCCTATAGATGCATGCGTGATAGGAGCTCAACACTCTGCTTTCCTACAGCAG GCTTCTTATATAACTGGTGGTGTATATCTGAAGCCGCAGATATTGGACGGATTGTTTCAGTATCTTTCG GTGTTTCTGCCACAAAAACACAATTGATATGGGCTACATTTGCTCTGTTTGTTTATCTATATTCTGCAAGCATCAGAAGAAATGTTCTACCTGTGG ATCAGTGTTTGGTCAGGCCCAAACACAGGACTCCTCGACAACATCGGACCGGAAGAGGAAGACACCAGTGGATGGTTAGGTCCTCAGCTGCTTTGAGGCTAATGTCCATTGGTCTAGGCCCATTGGTCCGACAACTCTGTAACAGTTGCCGACGCCTCCCCAACCCAACGACTAATAGCAG ATCTCAAACATTTCTCTGCtttgagaattttgaagaacCGAGAGTCTTGGAAAAGAGAGGATTTGCTTTGGAAGATTtgatatctatatctatatctatatatatatga
- the LOC130998850 gene encoding uncharacterized protein LOC130998850 isoform X2, whose translation MTPASSKLYADDVSLLMVLIDTNPFFWNSAQSMLPFSKFLTHVLAFLNSILLLNQMNQVVVIAAGYNSCGYIFDSSDPQSQNQRAEDLLDKLEEFVDNDQELCREQSVDGPGFSLLSGSLSMALCYIQRVFRTVLLHPQPRILCLHGSQDGPGQYICSNHEFDFLCSAINGSYRCMRDRSSTLCFPTAGFLYNWWCISEAADIGRIVSVSFGVSATKTQLIWATFALFVYLYSASIRRNVLPVDQCLVRPKHRTPRQHRTGRGRHQWMVRSSAALRLMSIGLGPLVRQLCNSCRRLPNPTTNSRLKKDMECEALDRERLLQSDM comes from the exons ATGACCCCTGCCTCATCCAAGCTTTATGCAG ATGATGTGAGCCTGTTGATGGTACTAATTGACACGAATCCATTCTTTTGGAACTCGGCTCAATCCATGCTTCCTTTCTCCAAGTTCTTGACCCAT GTACTTGCATTTTTGAATTCTATACTTTTGCTGAATCAGATGAACCAAGTGGTTGTCATTGCAGCTGGTTATAATTCTTGTGGCTACATATTTGATTCCTCAGACCCACAGAGCCAAAATCAGCGGGCAGAGGATTTGCTGGATAAATTGGAGGAATTTGTGGACAATGACCAGGAACTATGTCGTGAACAGTCTGTGGATGGCCCTGGGTTCTCACTTTTATCTGGTTCCCTCTCGATGGCCCTTTGCT ATATTCAGAGGGTCTTCCGTACTGTGCTGCTTCATCCCCAGCCTCGG ATATTATGCTTACATGGATCTCAAGATGGACCTGGACAGTAT ATATGTAGCAATCATGAATTCGATTTTCTCTGCTCAGCGATCAATG GTTCCTATAGATGCATGCGTGATAGGAGCTCAACACTCTGCTTTCCTACAGCAG GCTTCTTATATAACTGGTGGTGTATATCTGAAGCCGCAGATATTGGACGGATTGTTTCAGTATCTTTCG GTGTTTCTGCCACAAAAACACAATTGATATGGGCTACATTTGCTCTGTTTGTTTATCTATATTCTGCAAGCATCAGAAGAAATGTTCTACCTGTGG ATCAGTGTTTGGTCAGGCCCAAACACAGGACTCCTCGACAACATCGGACCGGAAGAGGAAGACACCAGTGGATGGTTAGGTCCTCAGCTGCTTTGAGGCTAATGTCCATTGGTCTAGGCCCATTGGTCCGACAACTCTGTAACAGTTGCCGACGCCTCCCCAACCCAACGACTAATAGCAG GTTGAAGAAAGATATGGAATGTGAGGCATTGGACAGGGAGAGATTGCTACAGAGTGATATGTGA
- the LOC130998850 gene encoding uncharacterized protein LOC130998850 isoform X3 has translation MTPASSKLYADDVSLLMVLIDTNPFFWNSAQSMLPFSKFLTHVLAFLNSILLLNQMNQVVVIAAGYNSCGYIFDSSDPQSQNQRAEDLLDKLEEFVDNDQELCREQSVDGPGFSLLSGSLSMALCYIQRVFRTVLLHPQPRILCLHGSQDGPGQYICSNHEFDFLCSAINGSYRCMRDRSSTLCFPTAGFLYNWWCISEAADIGRIVSVSFGVSATKTQLIWATFALFVYLYSASIRRNVLPVDQCLVRPKHRTPRQHRTGRGRHQWMVRSSAALRLMSIGLGPLVRQLCNSCRRLPNPTTNSRLKKDKECEALYRERLL, from the exons ATGACCCCTGCCTCATCCAAGCTTTATGCAG ATGATGTGAGCCTGTTGATGGTACTAATTGACACGAATCCATTCTTTTGGAACTCGGCTCAATCCATGCTTCCTTTCTCCAAGTTCTTGACCCAT GTACTTGCATTTTTGAATTCTATACTTTTGCTGAATCAGATGAACCAAGTGGTTGTCATTGCAGCTGGTTATAATTCTTGTGGCTACATATTTGATTCCTCAGACCCACAGAGCCAAAATCAGCGGGCAGAGGATTTGCTGGATAAATTGGAGGAATTTGTGGACAATGACCAGGAACTATGTCGTGAACAGTCTGTGGATGGCCCTGGGTTCTCACTTTTATCTGGTTCCCTCTCGATGGCCCTTTGCT ATATTCAGAGGGTCTTCCGTACTGTGCTGCTTCATCCCCAGCCTCGG ATATTATGCTTACATGGATCTCAAGATGGACCTGGACAGTAT ATATGTAGCAATCATGAATTCGATTTTCTCTGCTCAGCGATCAATG GTTCCTATAGATGCATGCGTGATAGGAGCTCAACACTCTGCTTTCCTACAGCAG GCTTCTTATATAACTGGTGGTGTATATCTGAAGCCGCAGATATTGGACGGATTGTTTCAGTATCTTTCG GTGTTTCTGCCACAAAAACACAATTGATATGGGCTACATTTGCTCTGTTTGTTTATCTATATTCTGCAAGCATCAGAAGAAATGTTCTACCTGTGG ATCAGTGTTTGGTCAGGCCCAAACACAGGACTCCTCGACAACATCGGACCGGAAGAGGAAGACACCAGTGGATGGTTAGGTCCTCAGCTGCTTTGAGGCTAATGTCCATTGGTCTAGGCCCATTGGTCCGACAACTCTGTAACAGTTGCCGACGCCTCCCCAACCCAACGACTAATAGCAG GTTGAAGAAAGATAAGGAATGTGAGGCATTGTACAGGGAGAGATTgctat AG
- the LOC130998850 gene encoding general transcription and DNA repair factor IIH subunit TFB4-like isoform X6, producing MTPASSKLYADDVSLLMVLIDTNPFFWNSAQSMLPFSKFLTHTHRAKISGQRICWINWRNLWTMTRNYVVNSLWMALGSHFYLVPSRWPFAIFRGSSVLCCFIPSLGYYAYMDLKMDLDSIYVAIMNSIFSAQRSMVPIDACVIGAQHSAFLQQASYITGGVYLKPQILDGLFQYLSTVFATDLHSRCFLQLPKPAGVDFRASCFCHKNTIDMGYICSVCLSIFCKHQKKCSTCGSVFGQAQTQDSSTTSDRKRKTPVDG from the exons ATGACCCCTGCCTCATCCAAGCTTTATGCAG ATGATGTGAGCCTGTTGATGGTACTAATTGACACGAATCCATTCTTTTGGAACTCGGCTCAATCCATGCTTCCTTTCTCCAAGTTCTTGACCCAT ACCCACAGAGCCAAAATCAGCGGGCAGAGGATTTGCTGGATAAATTGGAGGAATTTGTGGACAATGACCAGGAACTATGTCGTGAACAGTCTGTGGATGGCCCTGGGTTCTCACTTTTATCTGGTTCCCTCTCGATGGCCCTTTGCT ATATTCAGAGGGTCTTCCGTACTGTGCTGCTTCATCCCCAGCCTCGG ATATTATGCTTACATGGATCTCAAGATGGACCTGGACAGTAT ATATGTAGCAATCATGAATTCGATTTTCTCTGCTCAGCGATCAATG GTTCCTATAGATGCATGCGTGATAGGAGCTCAACACTCTGCTTTCCTACAGCAG GCTTCTTATATAACTGGTGGTGTATATCTGAAGCCGCAGATATTGGACGGATTGTTTCAGTATCTTTCG ACTGTGTTTGCTACTGATTTGCATTCTCGTTGCTTTTTACAACTTCCTAAGCCTGCAGGAGTAGACTTTCGTGCGTC GTGTTTCTGCCACAAAAACACAATTGATATGGGCTACATTTGCTCTGTTTGTTTATCTATATTCTGCAAGCATCAGAAGAAATGTTCTACCTGTGG ATCAGTGTTTGGTCAGGCCCAAACACAGGACTCCTCGACAACATCGGACCGGAAGAGGAAGACACCAGTGGATGGTTAG
- the LOC130998850 gene encoding uncharacterized protein LOC130998850 isoform X4 codes for MTPASSKLYADDVSLLMVLIDTNPFFWNSAQSMLPFSKFLTHVLAFLNSILLLNQMNQVVVIAAGYNSCGYIFDSSDPQSQNQRAEDLLDKLEEFVDNDQELCREQSVDGPGFSLLSGSLSMALCYIQRVFRTVLLHPQPRILCLHGSQDGPGQYICSNHEFDFLCSAINGSYRCMRDRSSTLCFPTAGFLYNWWCISEAADIGRIVSVSFGVSATKTQLIWATFALFVYLYSASIRRNVLPVDQCLVRPKHRTPRQHRTGRGRHQWMVRSSAALRLMSIGLGPLVRQLCNSCRRLPNPTTNSRLKKDKECEALYRERLL; via the exons ATGACCCCTGCCTCATCCAAGCTTTATGCAG ATGATGTGAGCCTGTTGATGGTACTAATTGACACGAATCCATTCTTTTGGAACTCGGCTCAATCCATGCTTCCTTTCTCCAAGTTCTTGACCCAT GTACTTGCATTTTTGAATTCTATACTTTTGCTGAATCAGATGAACCAAGTGGTTGTCATTGCAGCTGGTTATAATTCTTGTGGCTACATATTTGATTCCTCAGACCCACAGAGCCAAAATCAGCGGGCAGAGGATTTGCTGGATAAATTGGAGGAATTTGTGGACAATGACCAGGAACTATGTCGTGAACAGTCTGTGGATGGCCCTGGGTTCTCACTTTTATCTGGTTCCCTCTCGATGGCCCTTTGCT ATATTCAGAGGGTCTTCCGTACTGTGCTGCTTCATCCCCAGCCTCGG ATATTATGCTTACATGGATCTCAAGATGGACCTGGACAGTAT ATATGTAGCAATCATGAATTCGATTTTCTCTGCTCAGCGATCAATG GTTCCTATAGATGCATGCGTGATAGGAGCTCAACACTCTGCTTTCCTACAGCAG GCTTCTTATATAACTGGTGGTGTATATCTGAAGCCGCAGATATTGGACGGATTGTTTCAGTATCTTTCG GTGTTTCTGCCACAAAAACACAATTGATATGGGCTACATTTGCTCTGTTTGTTTATCTATATTCTGCAAGCATCAGAAGAAATGTTCTACCTGTGG ATCAGTGTTTGGTCAGGCCCAAACACAGGACTCCTCGACAACATCGGACCGGAAGAGGAAGACACCAGTGGATGGTTAGGTCCTCAGCTGCTTTGAGGCTAATGTCCATTGGTCTAGGCCCATTGGTCCGACAACTCTGTAACAGTTGCCGACGCCTCCCCAACCCAACGACTAATAGCAG GTTGAAGAAAGATAAGGAATGTGAGGCATTGTACAGGGAGAGATTgc tatag
- the LOC130998852 gene encoding uncharacterized protein LOC130998852 isoform X1, which produces MEGVNCLPNCCRSCLVYPSLIVNSHRSPSRRFSSHRRCGIDAVLSLVCVSLIVSNHRPPSPVVCSIQDPQSQNQRAEDLLGKLEEFVDNDQELCREQSADGLGSHFYLVPSRWPFAIDIQRVFRTVSLHPQPRVVYDYRGKMTHVSSKLYAVDTNPFFWKSAQSTLSFSKFLTHTHKAKISGQRICWINWRNLWTMTRNYVVNNLRIALGSQFYLVPSRWPFTISFSSFSLL; this is translated from the exons atggagggagtaaattGTTTGCCGAATTGTTGTCGTTCGTGTCTGGTCTACCCGTCGCTCATTGTCAACAGCCACCGGTCGCCGTCGCGCCGTTTCAGTAGTCACCGTCGCTGCGGAATCGATGCCGTCTTGAGTCTGGTATGCGTGTCGCTCATTGTCAGCAACCACCGACCACCGTCTCCTGTTGTTTGTTCGATTCAAG ACCCACAGAGCCAAAATCAGCGGGCAGAGGATTTGCTGGGTAAATTGGAGGAATTTGTGGACAATGACCAGGAACTATGTCGTGAACAGTCTGCGGATGGCCTGGGTTCTCACTTTTATCTAGTTCCGTCAAGATGGCCCTTTGCT ATAGATATTCAGAGGGTCTTCCGTACAGTGTCGCTTCATCCCCAGCCTCGGGTTGTCTATG ATTACAGGGGAAAGATGACCCATGTCTCATCCAAGCTTTATGCAG TTGACACGAATCCATTCTTTTGGAAGTCGGCTCAATCTACGCTTTCTTTCTCCAAGTTCTTGACCCAT AcccacaaagccaaaatcagcgGGCAGAGGATTTGCTGGATAAATTGGAGGAATTTGTGGACAATGACCCGGAACTATGTCGTGAACAATCTGCGGATAGCCCTAGGTTCCCAATTTTATCTAGTTCCCTCAAGATGGCCCTTTACTATATCATTCTCTTCCTTTTCATTGCTTTGA
- the LOC130998852 gene encoding uncharacterized protein LOC130998852 isoform X2, whose product MALCYRYSEGLPYSVASSLASDNRGKMTHVSSKLYADDVSLLLTHRAKISGRRICGINWRNLWTMTRNYVVNSLRMALGSHFYLVPSRWPFAIDIQRVFRTVSLHPQPRVVYDYRGKMTHVSSKLYAVDTNPFFWKSAQSTLSFSKFLTHTHKAKISGQRICWINWRNLWTMTRNYVVNNLRIALGSQFYLVPSRWPFTISFSSFSLL is encoded by the exons ATGGCCCTTTGCT ATAGATATTCAGAGGGTCTTCCGTACAGTGTCGCTTCATCCCTAGCCTCGG ATAACAGAGGAAAGATGACCCATGTCTCATCCAAGCTTTATGCAG ATGATGTGAGCTTGTTGTTG ACCCACAGAGCTAAAATCAGCGGGCGGAGGATTTGCGGGATAAATTGGAGGAATTTGTGGACGATGACCAGGAACTATGTCGTGAACAGTCTGCGGATGGCCCTGGGTTCTCACTTTTATCTGGTTCCGTCAAGATGGCCCTTTGCT ATAGATATTCAGAGGGTCTTCCGTACAGTGTCGCTTCATCCCCAGCCTCGGGTTGTCTATG ATTACAGGGGAAAGATGACCCATGTCTCATCCAAGCTTTATGCAG TTGACACGAATCCATTCTTTTGGAAGTCGGCTCAATCTACGCTTTCTTTCTCCAAGTTCTTGACCCAT AcccacaaagccaaaatcagcgGGCAGAGGATTTGCTGGATAAATTGGAGGAATTTGTGGACAATGACCCGGAACTATGTCGTGAACAATCTGCGGATAGCCCTAGGTTCCCAATTTTATCTAGTTCCCTCAAGATGGCCCTTTACTATATCATTCTCTTCCTTTTCATTGCTTTGA
- the LOC130998852 gene encoding uncharacterized protein LOC130998852 isoform X4 — translation MSHPSFMQTHRAKISGRRICGINWRNLWTMTRNYVVNSLRMALGSHFYLVPSRWPFAIDIQRVFRTVSLHPQPRVVYDYRGKMTHVSSKLYAVDTNPFFWKSAQSTLSFSKFLTHTHKAKISGQRICWINWRNLWTMTRNYVVNNLRIALGSQFYLVPSRWPFTISFSSFSLL, via the exons ATGTCTCATCCAAGCTTTATGCAG ACCCACAGAGCTAAAATCAGCGGGCGGAGGATTTGCGGGATAAATTGGAGGAATTTGTGGACGATGACCAGGAACTATGTCGTGAACAGTCTGCGGATGGCCCTGGGTTCTCACTTTTATCTGGTTCCGTCAAGATGGCCCTTTGCT ATAGATATTCAGAGGGTCTTCCGTACAGTGTCGCTTCATCCCCAGCCTCGGGTTGTCTATG ATTACAGGGGAAAGATGACCCATGTCTCATCCAAGCTTTATGCAG TTGACACGAATCCATTCTTTTGGAAGTCGGCTCAATCTACGCTTTCTTTCTCCAAGTTCTTGACCCAT AcccacaaagccaaaatcagcgGGCAGAGGATTTGCTGGATAAATTGGAGGAATTTGTGGACAATGACCCGGAACTATGTCGTGAACAATCTGCGGATAGCCCTAGGTTCCCAATTTTATCTAGTTCCCTCAAGATGGCCCTTTACTATATCATTCTCTTCCTTTTCATTGCTTTGA
- the LOC130998852 gene encoding uncharacterized protein LOC130998852 isoform X5 → MKYVKLTHRAKISGRRICGINWRNLWTMTRNYVVNSLRMALGSHFYLVPSRWPFAIDIQRVFRTVSLHPQPRVVYDYRGKMTHVSSKLYAVDTNPFFWKSAQSTLSFSKFLTHTHKAKISGQRICWINWRNLWTMTRNYVVNNLRIALGSQFYLVPSRWPFTISFSSFSLL, encoded by the exons ATGAAATATGTAAAGCTG ACCCACAGAGCTAAAATCAGCGGGCGGAGGATTTGCGGGATAAATTGGAGGAATTTGTGGACGATGACCAGGAACTATGTCGTGAACAGTCTGCGGATGGCCCTGGGTTCTCACTTTTATCTGGTTCCGTCAAGATGGCCCTTTGCT ATAGATATTCAGAGGGTCTTCCGTACAGTGTCGCTTCATCCCCAGCCTCGGGTTGTCTATG ATTACAGGGGAAAGATGACCCATGTCTCATCCAAGCTTTATGCAG TTGACACGAATCCATTCTTTTGGAAGTCGGCTCAATCTACGCTTTCTTTCTCCAAGTTCTTGACCCAT AcccacaaagccaaaatcagcgGGCAGAGGATTTGCTGGATAAATTGGAGGAATTTGTGGACAATGACCCGGAACTATGTCGTGAACAATCTGCGGATAGCCCTAGGTTCCCAATTTTATCTAGTTCCCTCAAGATGGCCCTTTACTATATCATTCTCTTCCTTTTCATTGCTTTGA
- the LOC130998852 gene encoding uncharacterized protein LOC130998852 isoform X3: MTHVSSKLYADDVSLLLTHRAKISGRRICGINWRNLWTMTRNYVVNSLRMALGSHFYLVPSRWPFAIDIQRVFRTVSLHPQPRVVYDYRGKMTHVSSKLYAVDTNPFFWKSAQSTLSFSKFLTHTHKAKISGQRICWINWRNLWTMTRNYVVNNLRIALGSQFYLVPSRWPFTISFSSFSLL; the protein is encoded by the exons ATGACCCATGTCTCATCCAAGCTTTATGCAG ATGATGTGAGCTTGTTGTTG ACCCACAGAGCTAAAATCAGCGGGCGGAGGATTTGCGGGATAAATTGGAGGAATTTGTGGACGATGACCAGGAACTATGTCGTGAACAGTCTGCGGATGGCCCTGGGTTCTCACTTTTATCTGGTTCCGTCAAGATGGCCCTTTGCT ATAGATATTCAGAGGGTCTTCCGTACAGTGTCGCTTCATCCCCAGCCTCGGGTTGTCTATG ATTACAGGGGAAAGATGACCCATGTCTCATCCAAGCTTTATGCAG TTGACACGAATCCATTCTTTTGGAAGTCGGCTCAATCTACGCTTTCTTTCTCCAAGTTCTTGACCCAT AcccacaaagccaaaatcagcgGGCAGAGGATTTGCTGGATAAATTGGAGGAATTTGTGGACAATGACCCGGAACTATGTCGTGAACAATCTGCGGATAGCCCTAGGTTCCCAATTTTATCTAGTTCCCTCAAGATGGCCCTTTACTATATCATTCTCTTCCTTTTCATTGCTTTGA
- the LOC130998854 gene encoding uncharacterized protein LOC130998854 isoform X1, which yields MIFAGYNKAIRIFEVHRPGRDFEQHSTVLGNKEGQSGIISSIAFSPTSSGMLAVGSYNQTTAIYREDNMELLYVLHGQEGGVTQVQFSKDGNYLYSGGRKDPYILCWDIRKTVDIVYKLYRSSESTNQRIQFAIEPLGRYLGTGGQGQLLLTWLLEKSPQMFIQELLRGMLLSKREEDQDEDEREGSL from the exons AT GATATTTGCTGGATACAATAAAGCTATCAGAATTTTTGAGGTTCATCGCCCAGGGAGAGATTTTGAACAACACTCGACTGTTTTAGGAAACAAAGAAGGCCAATCAG GTATTATATCTTCTATTGCTTTTTCCCCCACTTCTTCTGGTATGCTGGCTGTGGGCTCCTACAACCAGACTACTGCTATATACAGAGAAGACAATATGGAACTGCTGTATGTGTTGCATGGCCAAGAAGGTGGGGTTACACAA GTTCAGTTTTCTAAGGATGGAAACTATTTGTACTCTGGGGGACGGAAG GATCCTTATATTCTATGCTGGGATATTCGCAAAACTGTTGATATTGTCTACAA ACTATATCGATCATCTGAAAGCACCAATCAGAGAATACAATTTGCTATTGAACCTCTTGGTCGATATCTTGGAACTGGTGGTCAG GGGCAGCTGCTGTTAACTTGGTTGCTGGAGAAAAGCCCGCAGATGTTTATTCAGGAATTGCTACGAG GGATGTTACTTTCAAAAAGGGAGGAAGATCAAGATGAAGATGAGCGCGAAGGAAGCCTTTGA
- the LOC130998854 gene encoding uncharacterized protein LOC130998854 isoform X2 encodes MIFAGYNKAIRIFEVHRPGRDFEQHSTVLGNKEGQSGIISSIAFSPTSSGMLAVGSYNQTTAIYREDNMELLYVLHGQEGGVTQVQFSKDGNYLYSGGRKDPYILCWDIRKTVDIVYKLYRSSESTNQRIQFAIEPLGRYLGTGGQLLLTWLLEKSPQMFIQELLRGMLLSKREEDQDEDEREGSL; translated from the exons AT GATATTTGCTGGATACAATAAAGCTATCAGAATTTTTGAGGTTCATCGCCCAGGGAGAGATTTTGAACAACACTCGACTGTTTTAGGAAACAAAGAAGGCCAATCAG GTATTATATCTTCTATTGCTTTTTCCCCCACTTCTTCTGGTATGCTGGCTGTGGGCTCCTACAACCAGACTACTGCTATATACAGAGAAGACAATATGGAACTGCTGTATGTGTTGCATGGCCAAGAAGGTGGGGTTACACAA GTTCAGTTTTCTAAGGATGGAAACTATTTGTACTCTGGGGGACGGAAG GATCCTTATATTCTATGCTGGGATATTCGCAAAACTGTTGATATTGTCTACAA ACTATATCGATCATCTGAAAGCACCAATCAGAGAATACAATTTGCTATTGAACCTCTTGGTCGATATCTTGGAACTGGTGGTCAG CTGCTGTTAACTTGGTTGCTGGAGAAAAGCCCGCAGATGTTTATTCAGGAATTGCTACGAG GGATGTTACTTTCAAAAAGGGAGGAAGATCAAGATGAAGATGAGCGCGAAGGAAGCCTTTGA